The stretch of DNA aaaccaaattgCCAAAAGTGATTCTGGTGAGAGTTTTTCTTCTGGTGTGTTCGTGAACCATATTGTCTTAAGCTTCCTGATGAAACGTTATCTTTTTTCTGGCAGAAAACGAGTGTCAAGGAACTTGACTTAGAGGCTGCATTGACCGAGCGCCAGGTTTAAACCCCTTCACTACTTCTCGTCTCCAATTTCCCTTTCCATTTCACACTGTCTTGGTAACTCTGATTTTCTCCTGTTGTCTTCTGCAGCACCACAACAAACTAATGATGGAAGCTAAAGCCAGAGGAGAAGGATACAAAATCGACAAGTTTAGACGAAATATAGAGATGGACGAGTATGATTTCTTACACTGGCGCCGATCTTTGGAGGAAAGAGAAGCATTGCTCAGAGATATCAGCTCGTAAGTAAAAATTGCACTTATCAAAGTGAGAtagcatgtttttttttttgaaaaagtgttaatttattaagatttaTGTTTCAGTCGTCAAGCACTTGGTTTACCATTGGAGGAACCAGGGAGGTATAAGCCAGGAAACTTCTTTGGGAAAGACCAGTACGATCCAACAAGTGCACTATACCAGTATGACTACTGGGGAGAGCCTAAGAACTCAGAGATTAGCAAGCAAGAGAGGATGAAGGATGCACACAACAAATCCATTGTTGGGAAAGGCAACGTGTGGTATGATATGTCTTATGATGATGCTATTAAGCAGAcattagagaaaagaaaagctgaGCCTAACTTGGcaactcaagaagaagaaacagagtctgaaaaagaagaagatgaagacgatgacGATGATTTTGACGATTTTGACTATAGCATTCTGAGTGATGAAAGTAGTATCGGTTACCCGGAACAGCAACCTCTCGTTAACGGTACTCAAGTCTTAACAGATTGATGTTTAAACGGAagtaaaaataagaatttttgaGTCTTCTTTGGACGCTTTTCTATTGTTTAATTGAAGAATACAATTGCATAGTAACATGATGATAATTGGcaatatataattagaaaagACTACCAATGATGATGGGGTTTAGCTATTATTTGATCTCTAAAACAttctaattagtttttaattataccCAAATTAATATCTTACAAATTGTAGAATGTAGTGCTCTTTTGAACAAATATTGCGTAAGTTCTAAATTTGAGTTCGACTTAAATGTCTCTTCGACTAAGTAACTAGCTAAAACCCGAANCGGAGGCGATCGAGGCGTTTAAGATGTTGAGACCTTCgtataggaagaagaagattaaggagATGGGGATTACGGAGGATGAATGGTACGCGAAGCAGTTTGAGATTAGAGGTGATAAGCCTCCGCCTTTGGAGACGTCGTGGGCTGGTCCGATGGTTCTTAGGCAGATTCCGCCGCGTGATTGGCCGCCGAGAGGTTGGGAAGTTGATAGGAAGGAGCTTGAGTTTATTAGGGAAGCTCATAAGTTGATGGCTGAGAGGGTTTGGCTTGAGGATTTGGATAAGGATTTGAGGGTTGGTGAGGAGGCTGCTGTTGATAAGATGTGTTTGGAGAGGTTTAAGGTTTTCTTGAAACAGTATAATGAGTGGGTTGAAGCTAATACAGATAGGTTGGAGGAAGAATCTTACaaggttcgttttttttgtagctttttGCTTACCTTCATTGTTTATGAGTGGTTTGAACAATGAGACATCATTATCTTAATGGCTAAGAGAAGGATTCTAATCAGAAtgaggtttttatttttatccagTATGATCAGGATTTTTATCCGGGTAGAAGGAAAAGAGGGAAGGATTATGAAGATGGGATGGTAAGAATACTACTCcttatttgatttgatgatttgaCTCGTTTGCTAGGTGATGAACTGTTTGAAGTTAATTGCTTTGTCTTTCTGTGCAGTATGAGCTTCCCTTTTACTATCCAGGGATGGTAAGAATCCTTATTCTAAGTCTTGTTTATTGTAACTAATGAATGGTTAGGTGATTGGTTTTATGAGCAATATGGTAATGTCCATGCAGATTTGTGAAGGCACAGTTACCACTTTACATCTTTATCAGGGAGCGTTTGTTGATATCGGAGGTGTTCATGAAGGGTATGTCTACGTGCTGTTAGTTTGTATATATAGCTAAATCATATGTGATTGTTGTACTTAGAGGGTATATAAGCTGTCAAATGCTCTATGTGAAAGTTTTGAGTTTATGTGTCTGTTTGTTTGCAGGTGGGTTCCTATAAAAGGTAATGACTGGTTTTGGATCCGGCATTTCATAAGAGTTGGGATGCATGTTATCGTTGAGATCACGGTAATCTTAAGGCACATTCCCCTTTCAGTCTTTCACATTAGTAACATCTGAatggaaatattttttggttcgtgtttttttaatctgttcTTTCAGGCAAAAAGAGATCCATACCGGTTTCGGTTTCCGTTAGAGTTGCGCTTCGTCCATCCTAATATAGATCACATGATGTATGTAATTTACATGCCTTTTCATATCCAGTAAAAAATGACATTGGTTTTGTCCTCTAATGGTCTTGGTTATTGTATGTGTGTTGACTGTGTTTTTACAATCCTGCTCCAGCTTTAATAAGTTTGACTTCCCACCAATATTCCATCGTGATGGGGATACTAATCCAGATGAGATACGGGTTAGTAGAATCCTTTCCTAAAATGTCAATTCATTTCGTGTTCTCTTGAAGTGTCTCCCTCTTATCTAATACATTGTTCGTACAGCGAGATTGTGGAAGACCTCCTGAACCTAGAAAAGATCCAGGATCGAAACCAGAGGAGGAAGGGCTACTCTCTGATCACCCATATGTCGACAAGGTATTTTCCTGAGCGAAagttggttttgagttttccgATTTGTTTACTCATTAGGTTTATTGGCTTTCAAAACCTTCAGCACAATTCTTTCCCGTTTGCAGTTGTGGCAGATACATGTAGCTGAGCAAATGATTTTGGATGATTTCGAAGCTAACCCTGAAAAATACAAAGGCAAAAAACTATCAGAATTATCTGATGATGAAGACTTTGATGAACAAAAAGATATCGAGTATGGGGAAGCTTAttataagaaaaccaaattgCCAAAAGTGATTCTGGTGAGAGTTTTTCTTCTGGTGTGTTCGTGAACCATATTGTCTTAAGCTTCCTGATGAAACGTTATCTTTTTTCTGGCAGAAAACGAGTGTCAAGGAACTTGACTTAGAGGCTGCATTGACCGAGCGCCAGGTTTAAACCCCTTCACTACTTCTCGTCTCCAATTTCCCTTTCCATTTCACACTGTCTTGGTAACTCTGATTTTCTCCTGTTGTCTTCTGCAGCACCACAACAAACTAATGATGGAAGCTAAAGCCAGAGGAGAAGGATACAAAATCGACAAGTTTAGACGAAATATAGAGATGGACGAGTATGATTTCTTACACTGGCGCCGATCTTTGGAGGAAAGAGAAGCATTGCTCAGAGATATCAGCTCGTAAGTAAAAATTGCACTTATCAAAGTGAGAtagcatgtttttttttttgaaaaagtgttaatttattaagatttaTGTTTCAGTCGTCAAGCACTTGGTTTACCATTGGAGGAACCAGGGAGGTATAAGCCAGGAAACTTCTTTGGGAAAGACCAGTACGATCCAACAAGTGCACTATACCAGTATGACTACTGGGGAGAGCCTAAGAACTCAGAGATTAGCAAGCAAGAGAGGATGAAGGATGCACACAACAAATCCATTGTTGGGAAAGGCAACGTGTGGTATGATATGTCTTATGATGATGCTATTAAGCAGAcattagagaaaagaaaagctgaGCCTAACTTGGcaactcaagaagaagaaacagagtctgaaaaagaagaagatgaagacgatgacGATGATTTTGACGATTTTGACTATAGCATTCTGAGTGATGAAAGTAGTATCGGTTACCCGGAACAGCAACCTCTCGTTAACGGTACTCAAGTCTTAACAGATTGATGTTTAAACGGAagtaaaaataagaatttttgaGTCTTCTTTGGACGCTTTTCTATTGTTTAATTGAAGAATACAATTGCATAGTAACATGATGATAATTGGcaatatataattagaaaagACTACCAATGATGATGGGGTTTAGCTATTATTTGATCTCTAAAACAttctaattagtttttaattataccCAAATTAATATCTTACAAATTGTAGAATGTAGTGCTCTTTTGAACAAATATTGCGTAAGTTCTAAATTTGAGTTCGACTTAAATGTCTCTTCGACTAAGTAACTAGCTAAAACCCGAAGTAAGTAATAGTTGCATTGTATcagaagttaaaaacatcaaaagagcttcatcttcttctatcacTTGTCGTAAGAGAAGGTAATCTTCTTACCGCAAGATAAGCCCAAGATTGCCTGCTTGTAAACACCAAAGAGCTTCATTTTCCTATTGGGTTTGGTAtccaaatcatcttcttctatcatAAGGCTTTCTCGTCGATGATAATCTTCGTTcctgaaataaacaaaaaccctTGTGATCCCTCCATCCATGTATACCAAAAATTTCACCCCATGTGCTCTTGATAACAAAACTCATAAGgcaaatagtaaaaaaaaagcttaccaAAGCTTCTCTGCAAGGTCGTacctataatataaaaaaataatatcattaaaCTTCTACAATGACATCAATAATACTCTAgcaaagagaaaagagaaacaaatcttCATAACATGGAAAATCAATTTTACTTGGGTCGGAGAGGGTATGGAGCTATCTCAGCCACGTCAAGAAAAACACAATGACTCTGCAATCTTCCTAGGTTTTTCTTTTGCAGTGCCTACATTATGAAAGATTAAATCAGCAATGGGTACTTTCAAATAACTACCAGTAAATTTGACATCATAAGTATACACTACTCTTTTCAAATGACTACTTAAATACTTTTCATCATTTTACTACTCTCACCTTCTTTGCTTGGTtagcagaagcaaactcaacaaagccaCAGCCCACATGCTTACCCATGTGGTTTACAATAAGCCGAACACTAAAAACTTCTGCAACATCTTTAAAGAAATTGATGCTGTAATAATGGAGGATAAAATATCAGCCGCCATGAAAAACTTGCTCCAAGAACGAAAGATGAAAGTATATGCATGTGCTCATACTTACTGGTATTTTAAATTTCGGAGGGAGATTGGCAATATAGAG from Camelina sativa cultivar DH55 chromosome 9, Cs, whole genome shotgun sequence encodes:
- the LOC104711344 gene encoding protein PLASTID TRANSCRIPTIONALLY ACTIVE 10-like; translation: MLRPSYRKKKIKEMGITEDEWYAKQFEIRGDKPPPLETSWAGPMVLRQIPPRDWPPRGWEVDRKELEFIREAHKLMAERVWLEDLDKDLRVGEEAAVDKMCLERFKVFLKQYNEWVEANTDRLEEESYKYDQDFYPGRRKRGKDYEDGMYELPFYYPGMICEGTVTTLHLYQGAFVDIGGVHEGWVPIKGNDWFWIRHFIRVGMHVIVEITAKRDPYRFRFPLELRFVHPNIDHMIFNKFDFPPIFHRDGDTNPDEIRRDCGRPPEPRKDPGSKPEEEGLLSDHPYVDKLWQIHVAEQMILDDFEANPEKYKGKKLSELSDDEDFDEQKDIEYGEAYYKKTKLPKVILKTSVKELDLEAALTERQHHNKLMMEAKARGEGYKIDKFRRNIEMDEYDFLHWRRSLEEREALLRDISSRQALGLPLEEPGRYKPGNFFGKDQYDPTSALYQYDYWGEPKNSEISKQERMKDAHNKSIVGKGNVWYDMSYDDAIKQTLEKRKAEPNLATQEEETESEKEEDEDDDDDFDDFDYSILSDESSIGYPEQQPLVNGTQVLTD